Proteins encoded within one genomic window of Aquarana catesbeiana isolate 2022-GZ linkage group LG03, ASM4218655v1, whole genome shotgun sequence:
- the LOC141134028 gene encoding olfactory receptor 5AR1-like, with protein sequence MNYGNHSRLIEFLIIGFSDFPSLKTPLLLCFLCVYIFTFAGNSILTILISWSPSLSSPMYFFLCNLSSLDVLYTSTTCPHLIGISITQEGQISFVGCMFQLYFFIAFGSTEYFLLTVMSFDRYVAICKPLHYTLMMNKQVCLYGAMGSWLGGLIASIPITTVASTLDYCNSNIVNHFFCDITALITLACSNATIIHTIILIQGVLLVMTSFFLTLVSYINIVWTIMMIQTSKGKYKTFSTCASHLTTVSFFYIIVFVLYMRPSAAVSLRQGKILTALYMYAIPMLNPIVYSFRNKNVKMALKQFIKIGHY encoded by the coding sequence ATGAATTATGGAAACCACAGCAGGTTAATTGAATTTTTAATTATAGGTTTTTCTGACTTCCCAAGCCTGAAAACTCCCTTGCTATTGTGTTTCCTCTGTGTTTATATATTCACATTTGCTGGAAATTCAATTCTTACCATCTTAATAAGTTGGAGCCCCTCACTTAGCAGTCCCATGTACTTCTTCTTGTGTAACCTCTCATCCCTTGATGTTCTATATACATCTACTACTTGCCCACATCTGATTGGTATCTCCATCACCCAGGAAGGGCAAATTTCTTTTGTGGGATGTATGTTTCAGCTTTACTTCTTTATTGCCTTTGGAAGTACTGAATATTTCCTATTGACTGTGATGTCTTTTGATCGTTATGTGGCCATATGCAAACCTTTACATTACACCCTAATGATGAACAAGCAGGTATGTTTGTATGGAGCTATGGGTTCCTGGCTGGGTGGCTTAATTGCTTCAATCCCAATCACAACTGTTGCAAGCACCTTGGATTATTGTAACTCCAACATCGTCAATCACTTCttttgtgacatcactgcccttaTAACCCTGGCATGCAGCAATGCAACAATTATACATACTATTATACTTATTCAAGGAGTGTTGCTGGTAATGACATCATTTTTTCTCACTCTGGTATCTTATATTAATATTGTATGGACAATAATGATGATCCAGACATCAAAGGGAAAATACAAGACATTCTCTACTTGTGCTTCTCACCTCACCACTGTGAGCTTTTTCTATATTATTGTGTTTGTACTGTACATGAGACCATCAGCAGCAGTTTCACTGAGACAGGGCAAAATACTAACTGCACTCTATATGTATGCTATCCCAATGCTTAACCCCATAGTGTATAGTTTTCGaaataaaaatgtcaaaatggCTTTAAAACAATTCATCAAGATAGGCCATTATTAG